A stretch of DNA from Nocardioides sp. Arc9.136:
CGCCGACGCGGTGCTGCTCGCCGCGCTCGACCCCGACCCGGAGCGGCGGCCCGCCGACGCGGCGACGTTCGTCGCCCGGCTGCGGCGGTCGCTGGCCGGCGACGCGACCGTGCTGCACACCACGGCCGGTCCGGCCGGGCCCGCGGCCGCCGCCGCGGACCGCCGCAGGTCCGCCGGTGCGACGGCGCTGCTCGCCCTCGTCGTCTTCGTCGCGACGTTCGCGGCGGCGTACGCCCTGGTGCGGCTGCTCGGCTGAGGGGCCCTAGGCTGGGTGTGACCCGCGCCACCCCTGCGGGTCAGCACACCCGTCGCCGCACCACCCCCGCGGCCGAGCAGAGAGCAGGCACACCCATGTCAGCGACCCCCCGCACCGCCGGGACCACCCCTCCACGCAGCGCCGCCGTCGATGTCTTCGAGCTCGGCGCCGAGCACGAGCAGGTCGTCTTCTGCAACGACCCGGCCACCGGTCTCCGCGCGATCGTCGCGATCCACTCCACCGCCCTCGGCCCGGCGCTGGGCGGCACCCGCTTCCACCCCTACGCCTCGACCGACGACGCGATCGCCGACGTGCTCGACCTCTCCCGCGGCATGTCCTACAAGGCCGCGCTGGCCGGGCTCGACCTCGGTGGCGGCAAGGCCGTGATCATCGGTGACCCCGCCACCACGAAGTCCGAGGCCCTGCTGCGCGCCTACGGCCGGTTCGTCCAGTCCCTGGCCGGGCGCTACTACACCGCCTGCGACGTCGGCACCTACAGCGAGGACATGGACCACGTCGCGCGGGAGTGCTCCTTCGTCACCGGGCGGACGCTCGCCCACGGCGGCGCGGGCGACAGCTCGGTGCTCACGGCGTACGGCGTGTTCCAGGGCATGCGCGCTGCGGCGGAGCACGCCTGGGGCAGCACCTCGCTGGAGGGCCGCACCGTCGGCGTGGCCGGGGTCGGCAAGGTCGGGCGCCACCTCGTGCGCCACCTGGTCTCCGACGGCGCGCGCGTCGTCGTCACCGACGTCCACGCGCCCGCGGTCGAGCGGGTGCTCGCCGAGCACGCAGCCGGGACCGGGCCCGCTCCGGTGCGCGCCGTGGGGTCGACGGCCGAGCTGCTCGGCGAGCCGCTCGACGTCTACGCGCCGTGCGCGCTTGGCCGCGCGCTTACCGACGACGTCGTCGACGTGCTCTCGGCCCGGGTCGTGTGCGGCGCCGCGAACAACCAGCTCGCCCACCCCGGGGTGGACAAGGCGCTGCTGGACCGCGGCATCGTCTACGCGCCCGACTACTGCGTGAACGCCGGCGGCCTGGTCCAGGTCGCCGACGAGCTCGAGGGCTTCTCCTTCGACCGTGCCGAGCAGCGCGCGGCACGCATCTACGACACCACCCGCGCCGTCCTGGAGACGGCGGCCGCGGAGGGGGTCTCCCCCGCGGTCGCCGCGGACCGGCTCGCCGAGCGCCGCATGCGCGACGTCGGCCGACTGCGAGGCATCTGGCTGGGTCGCTGACCCGCCCGGAACAGCCTCGTCACGCATCGACCCGGTCGTCCGGCCCCTGGGACAGGGGCCGGACGGCCGGGTCAGTGGTCAGTCGCGCCGGGGCTCGACGACGTCGGCCCACTTCTCGAGGATCTCCGGATCCACCTCGGCCTCCTGGTGGTCGGTCTCCCCGCCGTGCAGCTCCTGCGCCAGCTTCCCGAAGTCCGTCTCGTGAGTCCGGTACTTCAGGTCGCGGGCGACCTTCGTCTGCTTAGCCTTCGCTCGGCCGCGCCCCATAGGGTCAGCCCCCTCGCAACTTGGCCGGGGCACAGTGGCACCCGGGCTGTCCTCAGAAATTCTCCGTGGCGCCAACGCTACCTGTTGCGTGGTTGTTCCCGCACGTCCGGGTAGGAAGTCGCTGCGCGCGTCGCCGTCGGGGCGCGCCCCGGCGGCTACCAGCCGGGGTGCTGGCCGGTCAGGTGCACGCTGCCACCGGCCTGGGACGCGGTGTGGCCGGCCGTTCCGGCCTCCCGGACCTCCCCGGCGACCCAGGCACGGACGCCGTGCCCGGCGAGCACCCGCACGGCCTCGTCCACGTCCGCGGCGGGCAGCAGGGCGACCATGCCGACCCCGCAGTTGAGCGTGGCCTCCAGGTCCGCCTGCGGCACGTCGCCGACCCGGCGGACCAGGTCGAAGACCGGCTGCGGGGTCCACGTCCCGCGGTCGATCGTGGCGGTCAGCTCCACCGGCATCACCCGCTCGAGGTTCGCGGCCAGGCCACCGCCGGTGACGTGCGACATCGCGTGCACGCCGGTGCGGTCGGCCAGCTCGAGGCAGGCCTTGGCGTAGATCCGGGTCGGGGTGAGCAGCTCCTCGCCGAGGGACCGGCCGAGCTCGGGCACGTTGCGGTCCAGCGACCAGCCGGCGCCGCCGTCCTCCGGCGAGCCGAGCAGGACGTGGCGGACCAGGGAGTAGCCGTTGGAGTGCAGGCCGCTGGCCGCCATGGCCAGCACCACGTCGCCGGGGCGGACCCGTCCCGGGCCCAGCAGCCGGTCGGCCTCCACGACGCCCGTGGTGGCGCCGGCGACGTCGTACTCGTCGGGGGCGAGCAGGCCGGGGTGCTCGGCGGTCTCGCCGCCCACGAGCGCGCAGCCGGCCACCTGGCACGCCTCGGCGATGCCCTTGACGATCGCGGCGATCCGCTCCGGGACGACCCGGCCGGTGGCGATGTAGTCGGTCATGAACAGCGGCTCGGCACCGCACACGACGAGGTCGTCGACGACCATGCCGACCAGGTCGAAGCCGATGGTGTCGTGCACGTCCATCGCCTGGGCGATCGCGACCTTGGTGCCGACGCCGTCGGTCGACGTGGCGAGCAGCGGCCGGGTGTAGCGGGTCAGCGCGGAGGCGTCGAAGAGGCCCGCGAACCCGCCGAGCCCGCCGATGACCTCGGGCCGGGTGGCCTTGGCGACCCAGCCCTTCATCAGCTCGATGGCGGTGTCGGCCGCCTCGATGTCGACGCCGGCCTCGGCGTAGGCGTTCTTCCGCTGCGGGACGGGGGGCTGGGCGTCGGTCACCGGGCTGATCCTCAGGGGTTGTTGAGCACGGGCAGCGCCTTGCCCATGGTGGGGGACTTCAAGGTGGCCTCGAGCAGGTGCTTCCCGAGCAGCGACTCGTCGGGCAGCTCGACGGGGTACTCGCCGGTGAAGCACGCCTGGCACAGGGCCTTCGCCGGCTGGCCGGTGGCCTCGACCATGCCCTCGAGGGAGATGTAGCCGAGGCTGTCGGCACCCACGCTCGCGGCGATCTCGTCGACCTCGAGGCCGTTGGCGATCAGCTCGGCGCGGGTGGCGAAGTCGATGCCGTAGAAGCACGGCCACTTCACCGGCGGGCTGGAGATCCGCACGTGCACCTCGAGCGCGCCGGCCTCGCGGAGCATCCGCACCTGCGCGCGCTGGGTGTTGCCGCGGACGATCGAGTCGTCGACCACGACGATGCGCTTGCCGCGGATCATGTGCTCCAGCGCGTTGAGCTTGAGCCGGATGCCGAGCTGGCGCAGCGTCTGGCTGGGCTGGATGAACGTGCGCCCGACGTAGGCGTTCTTGACGAAGCCCTGGCCGAAGGGGATGCCGCTCTCCTGGGCGTAGCCGGACGCCGCGGGCGTGCCCGACTCGGGCACCGGCATGACCAGGTCGGCCTCGACCGGGAACTCCCGGGCCAGGCGACGACCCATCTCGACGCGTGCCTCGTGGACGTTGCGGCCGCTGATGGTGGCGTCGGGGCGGGCGAGGTAGACGTACTCGAAGACGCAGCCCTTGCGCTCGGGCTCGGCGAACCGGTGCGAGCGCAGGCCCTGGTCGTCGATGACGAGCATCTCGCCGGGCTCGACCTCGCGCACCACGCTGGCGCCGATGGTCGCCAGCGCGGCGTCCTCCGAGGCGACCACCCAGCCGCGGTCGAGGCGGCCCAGGACCAGCGGGCGGATGCCCTGCGGGTCGCGCGCGGCGTACAGCGTGTTCTCGTTCATCCACACGAAGCAGAAGGCGCCGCGCAGCGTGGGCAGCACCTCCAGGGCGCGCTGCTCGAGGGTGCTGTCGGGGTGGTGGGCGAGCAGGGCGGTCACCAGGCTGGTGTCGTTGGTGACCTCGCCGGCCGGGCGCGTGTGCAGCTCCAGCTCGTCGTCGGGCCCGGGCAGGTCGTCGACCATGCCGCGCAGCTCGTGGGTGTTGATCAGGTTGCCGTTGTGGCCCAGCGCGATCGAGCCGTCGGCCGTCGGGCGGAACGTCGGCTGCGCGTTCTCCCACGTGCTCGCGCCGGTCGTGGAGTAGCGCGAGTGGCCGATCGCGACGTGGCCCTTGAGGGAGTCCAGCGTGGTCTCGTCGAAGACCTGCGAGACCAGGCCCATGTCCTTGTAGACCAGGATCTGGCGGCCGTTGCTGACCGCGATCCCGGCGGACTCCTGGCCGCGGTGCTGGAGCGCGTAGAGACCGAAGTACGTCAGCTTCGCGACGTCCTCGCCCGGGGCCCAGACCCCGAAGACGCCGCAGGCGTCCTGCGGTCCGGCCTCCTGCGGGTCCAGCGCGGTCGTCAGCCGGCCGTCTCCGCCCCTGCGCGAGCTGCCAGTGCTGCTGAGGTAGGGCACGGCCCGATCGTAGCGGCGCGGCGCGGCACCGCCCGATTCCCGGCCGGTCCCGACCGATCGGCGGACGCATGCCACCGGGGCTGCGTATCGTGGCGGTGCTCACTGCGCCCCACCCGCCAGCTCCGCGCCGCCCCCTCCCCCTCGACTGGAGCCCGATGACGAACCCCGCGACCGCCGCCACCCGGCCGGGTCCCTCGGGGTTGTCGCCGGAGGCCCAGGAGTCGCTGCAGCTGATCGCGGAGGGCATCACCGCGGTCGCCGGGTTCGGCGTGGCCGCAATCGGGCTCGTGCGCGACGAGCACCTGGAGATGGTGGCGGTCGCCGGCAGCCCGCAGGCCCGCGGCGAGCTCACCGGCCGTCGTACCCCCCTGCACCTGCTGACCACCGAGCTCGAGGTCGCCGACGACTGGGGCCTGCTGAAGTTCGTCCCCCACGAGCGGCTCCGCTCCGACGTCGAGACCTGGGCGTGGGTGCCGCAGATCGAGGTGTCCGACGACGCCGAGGCCTGGCACCCGCTCGACATGCTCACCGCCCCCCTGCTCGACGACGACGGCGCCATGCGCGGCCTGGTCTCCATCGACGTCCCCGACGACGGTCGGCGTCCCGGCCCGACCCGCCGCCGGCTCCTGGAGCGGTACGCCGCGCAGGCCTCGCGCGCGGTGCTGCGCGAGCTGGAGCGCGAGGAGCTCGCCGAGCAGGTCCGGCTCGCCGAGACGGCCCGCAAGGTGGTCCGCCGCGCGTCGCGGCAGCGCTCGCTGGCCCGCATCCTCGACGAGTCCAGCGAGGCCCTCGTCGAGGGGTTCCGCGCCCTGGGGATGTGGATCCAGACCTTCGACGAGGACGGCCTCGGCAGCGGCACGGTCCACGCCCTCGACGGGACCGAGGTGGAGCTGTCCGCCGGCATCGTCGAGATCGCCGAGCGCTCGGCCCGGCTCGCCTGGGCCGCCCAGCGCACGGTCGTGGTGGCGCGCGGCCGGCTGGAGGACGGCCTGAGCGAGGACGAGCGCGAGCAGGTGGTCGACCTGCTCGACAGCATCGACGTCGGCTCGATCCTCTTCGTGCCCCTCGGCGTCGGTCCCGAGTGCCTCGGCAACCTGGTGCTCACCCGGCCGCACGGCGGTGCGTGGTGGTCCGACACCGAGGCCGACGCGGCCCTCGACATCGGCCGCGACCTCGGCACCGCGATCCTCAACCTCCGCGCCTTCGAGCGCGAGCACCGGCTGGTCCAGGAGCTCCAGGCGCTCGACCAGTACAAGGGCCAGCTGATCGCCACCGTCGCGCACGAGCTGAAGAACCCGCTGACGTCGATCGTCGGCTACCTGGAGATGCTCGAGGGCGAGGGGCTCGACCAGGGCGTCGAGCAGGCGCTCTCGGCGATGGACCGCGGCGCCCGCCGGATGGTCCGGGTGATCGACGACCTGCTGCTGCTCTCCAAAGTCGGCGACCCCGCGAACCCGGTCATCCCGCGCCCGGTCGACCTGCGCACCGTCGCCGCGGACGCGGTCGACCTCACCACGGTCGCCGCGCGGCAGCGCGACCTCGAGGTGCGCATCGACGCGCCGCCGTACCCCGTCCTGGCCAGCGGCGACCCCGACGAGCTCGACCGTGTCCTGTCGAACCTGGTCAGCAATGCCGTGAAGTACACCGAGCCCGGTCGCTCGGTCACCGTCGCCCTGGCCCGGGACGGCGACGAGGTGGTCGTCGAGTGCCGCGACGAGGGCTTCGGGATCAGCGCGGAGGACCAGGAGCGGCTGTTCACCGAGTTCTTCCGCTCGACCAACCCGGTCGCGGTCGCGCAGCCCGGCACGGGGCTCGGCCTGGCGATCGTCGCCCGGATCGTCGAGCGGCACGGCGGCCGGATCGAGGTCGAGTCCGAGCTCGGCCGGGGCAGCACGTTCCGCGTGCGGCTCCCCGCGGCCTGAGCTCAGCGCATCGCGCGGGCGCCCTTCTCGATCGCCTCGCGGATGCGGACGTAGGTGCCGCACCGGCAGATGTTGCGGATCGAGTCGAGGTCCTTCTCCGAGATCTCCCGGCCCTCGCGGCGCACCTTCTTGACCAGCGCGACGGCCGCCATGATCTGGCCGGGCTGGCAGTAGCCGCACTGCGCGACGTCCAGCTCGAGCCACGCCTCCTGCATCGGGTGCAGGTCCCGGCCCTTGGCCCCCACGGTGGCGGGCAGGCCCTCGATGGTGGTGACCTTGTCGGTCCTCCCCAGGTCGCCGACCCGGACCGAGCACGGGTTGAACGCCTTGCCGTTGATGTGGCTGGTGCACGCCTTGCACACGTTGATGCCGCAGCCGTACTTCGGGCCGGTGACGCCGAGGAGGTCGCGGAGCACCCACAGGACTCGGACGTCGTCGTGGACGTCCACGGTGACGGGCTTGCCGTTCAGGATGAAGGTCTGCTTGGGCACGGCGAGCTCCTCAGTAGGTCTTCTTGAGGCCGTTGGTCGGCGAGGGCGGCATCGAGGGGACGTAGGACTTCGGCTTGAACCGCACCTGCCCGTGGTTGATCGGGAAGCGGGTCGGCAGCGTGCCGGTCGCGCGGGCGTACGCGCAGGCGACGGCGGCCGCCGACGAGCCGACCGCGGCCTCGCCCACGCCGCCGGGGGTGTCGGAGCCGGACTCGACGATGTGGACCTCGACGCCCTCGGGCGGGACGTTCCACTGCCGCGTGTAGAAGTAGTTGTCCCAGCTGCCCTCGAGGAAGCGTCCGTCGCGCAGGTGGTTGCTCGCGCTGAGCGTCATGGCCAGGCCGTCCATGAACCCGCCCTGCATCTGGGCCTCGACACCGCGCGGGTTGATGACCAGGCCGCAGTCGACGGCGATGACCGCCTTGGTGACGCGCGGGCCGGTGTAGGTCTCCTTGCCGAGGTCGCGGTCGACGGTCCGCGGGCGGCAGTCGATCTCGACGAGGACGGCGGTGGCGCCCTTGTACTCCTTGTGCAGCGCGACGCCCTGGGCCGTGCCCGCCGGCATCCTGCGCCCCCAGCGCCCCTCCTGCTTGACCTTCTCCAGCACCGCCCGGACCCGCTTGTTCTTCACGTGGTCCAGCCGGAACTGCACCGGGTCCTTGCCGGCCCGCTGCGCCAGCTGGTCGATGGTCAGCTCGGCGGCGACGCAGACGTCCGGGGAGTAGATGTTGCGCATCGAGCCGGTGGAGAACTTGTCCTCGAACTCCAGCGGCTCGTTGAGCAGCTGGGTGACGACGCCGAAGTTGTACGGGAGCTCCTGGGTCAGGCTGAAGATCGTCTCCGCGAAGCCCAGCCCGCCGAGCCCCGTGGGCAGCTCGTCGGCCAGCGAGGTGATCATCTCGCCGAGGCCGTGGCTGAAGTCGGTCGTGACGCTGGTGTGCCGCTGCTCGAAGCTGAGCACCTGGCCGGCGAGCACGGTCGCCCGGACGCGCGACGTCGCCATCGGGTGCAGCCGGCCCTGCCGGGGCTCGTCGACGCGGTGCCACATCAGCTTGACCGGCACCCCCATCGCCTTCGACACCTTCGCGGCCTCGATCGCGTGGTCGCCGAAGAGCTTGTGGCCGAAGGACCCGCCGCCGGTGACGACGTTGACCTCCACCTGGTCGGGCCGCAGGCCGGTGGCCGCGGCGATGTTCCCCTGGGCGACGATCGGCGCCTTGAGGCCGGCCCAGACCTCGGCGCGGTCCTTGCGGACGTCGGCGATCGCGGCGTACGGCTCGAGGGCCGCGCTGGACCGGAACATGAACTCGAAGCGGGTGTCGACCTGCTCGGCCAGCAGCGGCACCTCCGGCACGACCATCGGCAGCTCCTGGGTCTTGAGCTTGGCCAGGATCGTCTGGTCGGACTCGCCGCTGACCGTGCCGGGGTTCCAGTCGACCTCCAGGGCGCGCACGCCGTCGATGCACTGGCCGAACGTCCGCGCCCGGACCGCGACGCCGGTGTCGACCATCGCCACGTGGGTGACGCCGGGCATCCGGCGCACCTGGGCGGCGTTGCGGACCCGCCGCGGCGAGCCCTGGTGCTCCGGCGGGCGGCAGACCATCGTCGGCAGCGCACCGGGGACGTCGAGGTCGGTGGTGAACTTCTTCCTCCCGGTGACCGCGTCGCGGGCATCGGTGCGGTTCCGCGGCGTGCCGATGACCTGGTAGTCGGCCTTCGACTTCAGCAGCACCTCGACCGCCTC
This window harbors:
- a CDS encoding Glu/Leu/Phe/Val dehydrogenase, with the protein product MSATPRTAGTTPPRSAAVDVFELGAEHEQVVFCNDPATGLRAIVAIHSTALGPALGGTRFHPYASTDDAIADVLDLSRGMSYKAALAGLDLGGGKAVIIGDPATTKSEALLRAYGRFVQSLAGRYYTACDVGTYSEDMDHVARECSFVTGRTLAHGGAGDSSVLTAYGVFQGMRAAAEHAWGSTSLEGRTVGVAGVGKVGRHLVRHLVSDGARVVVTDVHAPAVERVLAEHAAGTGPAPVRAVGSTAELLGEPLDVYAPCALGRALTDDVVDVLSARVVCGAANNQLAHPGVDKALLDRGIVYAPDYCVNAGGLVQVADELEGFSFDRAEQRAARIYDTTRAVLETAAAEGVSPAVAADRLAERRMRDVGRLRGIWLGR
- a CDS encoding DUF3073 domain-containing protein, with protein sequence MGRGRAKAKQTKVARDLKYRTHETDFGKLAQELHGGETDHQEAEVDPEILEKWADVVEPRRD
- the purM gene encoding phosphoribosylformylglycinamidine cyclo-ligase, with the protein product MTDAQPPVPQRKNAYAEAGVDIEAADTAIELMKGWVAKATRPEVIGGLGGFAGLFDASALTRYTRPLLATSTDGVGTKVAIAQAMDVHDTIGFDLVGMVVDDLVVCGAEPLFMTDYIATGRVVPERIAAIVKGIAEACQVAGCALVGGETAEHPGLLAPDEYDVAGATTGVVEADRLLGPGRVRPGDVVLAMAASGLHSNGYSLVRHVLLGSPEDGGAGWSLDRNVPELGRSLGEELLTPTRIYAKACLELADRTGVHAMSHVTGGGLAANLERVMPVELTATIDRGTWTPQPVFDLVRRVGDVPQADLEATLNCGVGMVALLPAADVDEAVRVLAGHGVRAWVAGEVREAGTAGHTASQAGGSVHLTGQHPGW
- the purF gene encoding amidophosphoribosyltransferase, encoding MPYLSSTGSSRRGGDGRLTTALDPQEAGPQDACGVFGVWAPGEDVAKLTYFGLYALQHRGQESAGIAVSNGRQILVYKDMGLVSQVFDETTLDSLKGHVAIGHSRYSTTGASTWENAQPTFRPTADGSIALGHNGNLINTHELRGMVDDLPGPDDELELHTRPAGEVTNDTSLVTALLAHHPDSTLEQRALEVLPTLRGAFCFVWMNENTLYAARDPQGIRPLVLGRLDRGWVVASEDAALATIGASVVREVEPGEMLVIDDQGLRSHRFAEPERKGCVFEYVYLARPDATISGRNVHEARVEMGRRLAREFPVEADLVMPVPESGTPAASGYAQESGIPFGQGFVKNAYVGRTFIQPSQTLRQLGIRLKLNALEHMIRGKRIVVVDDSIVRGNTQRAQVRMLREAGALEVHVRISSPPVKWPCFYGIDFATRAELIANGLEVDEIAASVGADSLGYISLEGMVEATGQPAKALCQACFTGEYPVELPDESLLGKHLLEATLKSPTMGKALPVLNNP
- a CDS encoding cell wall metabolism sensor histidine kinase WalK yields the protein MTNPATAATRPGPSGLSPEAQESLQLIAEGITAVAGFGVAAIGLVRDEHLEMVAVAGSPQARGELTGRRTPLHLLTTELEVADDWGLLKFVPHERLRSDVETWAWVPQIEVSDDAEAWHPLDMLTAPLLDDDGAMRGLVSIDVPDDGRRPGPTRRRLLERYAAQASRAVLRELEREELAEQVRLAETARKVVRRASRQRSLARILDESSEALVEGFRALGMWIQTFDEDGLGSGTVHALDGTEVELSAGIVEIAERSARLAWAAQRTVVVARGRLEDGLSEDEREQVVDLLDSIDVGSILFVPLGVGPECLGNLVLTRPHGGAWWSDTEADAALDIGRDLGTAILNLRAFEREHRLVQELQALDQYKGQLIATVAHELKNPLTSIVGYLEMLEGEGLDQGVEQALSAMDRGARRMVRVIDDLLLLSKVGDPANPVIPRPVDLRTVAADAVDLTTVAARQRDLEVRIDAPPYPVLASGDPDELDRVLSNLVSNAVKYTEPGRSVTVALARDGDEVVVECRDEGFGISAEDQERLFTEFFRSTNPVAVAQPGTGLGLAIVARIVERHGGRIEVESELGRGSTFRVRLPAA
- a CDS encoding (2Fe-2S)-binding protein, which translates into the protein MPKQTFILNGKPVTVDVHDDVRVLWVLRDLLGVTGPKYGCGINVCKACTSHINGKAFNPCSVRVGDLGRTDKVTTIEGLPATVGAKGRDLHPMQEAWLELDVAQCGYCQPGQIMAAVALVKKVRREGREISEKDLDSIRNICRCGTYVRIREAIEKGARAMR
- a CDS encoding molybdopterin cofactor-binding domain-containing protein; translated protein: MTALEHDPQAGNGGPRAELGRRGFLGWVMAGTTLVVAADLGLARTPAGAAIPSPPQVPELYDLEDLQTDAALPTANLVTVAINQDGTASFALPRMEVGQGIVTSTAMILADELDLPVEKVRVTLAPARPELLFNQLTGGSNTTFSTFTPIRVAAAVARRRLLDAAAVQLGTTVDRLTTTGGVVSDALGNTVTYGDLATSAASQVVEAVEVLLKSKADYQVIGTPRNRTDARDAVTGRKKFTTDLDVPGALPTMVCRPPEHQGSPRRVRNAAQVRRMPGVTHVAMVDTGVAVRARTFGQCIDGVRALEVDWNPGTVSGESDQTILAKLKTQELPMVVPEVPLLAEQVDTRFEFMFRSSAALEPYAAIADVRKDRAEVWAGLKAPIVAQGNIAAATGLRPDQVEVNVVTGGGSFGHKLFGDHAIEAAKVSKAMGVPVKLMWHRVDEPRQGRLHPMATSRVRATVLAGQVLSFEQRHTSVTTDFSHGLGEMITSLADELPTGLGGLGFAETIFSLTQELPYNFGVVTQLLNEPLEFEDKFSTGSMRNIYSPDVCVAAELTIDQLAQRAGKDPVQFRLDHVKNKRVRAVLEKVKQEGRWGRRMPAGTAQGVALHKEYKGATAVLVEIDCRPRTVDRDLGKETYTGPRVTKAVIAVDCGLVINPRGVEAQMQGGFMDGLAMTLSASNHLRDGRFLEGSWDNYFYTRQWNVPPEGVEVHIVESGSDTPGGVGEAAVGSSAAAVACAYARATGTLPTRFPINHGQVRFKPKSYVPSMPPSPTNGLKKTY